The proteins below come from a single Cannabis sativa cultivar Pink pepper isolate KNU-18-1 chromosome 3, ASM2916894v1, whole genome shotgun sequence genomic window:
- the LOC133035825 gene encoding ribonuclease 1-like: MKSSISLILIILVKLLQLGHLSSSPTIIIASFDDADPPPPELVQYDFFYFVQTWPGFGSKKDKKLVPNSFTIHGLWPQRKKGRMPDCPTTPRFQPNLISKDTRKELDRQWVALNPKLTNVEFWKHEWEKHGTCSNDQLNQVQYFDTALRLKRQYDILKILEAKGIKPNDGSYKVSAIKAAIKEKIRYDPIVRCVEKEKLKLILYEIFLCVAKDGSKFEECETSKEDIPIPIDEEEYEASTCPNDGTIIFPKIIWKEDNYCKMMIMK; the protein is encoded by the exons ATGAAGAGTAGTATTAGTTTGATTTTGATTATTTTGGTGAAGCTTCTACAACTGGGGCATCTATCATCATCACCAACAATCATTATTGCTTCTTTTGATGATGCTGATCCTCCTCCTCCTGAACTTGTACAATATGACTTCTTCTACTTCGTCCAAAcg TGGCCAGGTTTCGGTTCGAAAAAAGATAAGAAATTGGTGCCTAATAGCTTTACTATTCATGGTCTTTGGCCACAACGCAAAAAAGGGCGGATGCCCGACTGTCCTACAACACCCCGCTTTCAACCC AACTTGATCAGCAAGGATACGCGCAAAGAATTGGATAGGCAATGGGTGGCACTAAATCCAAAACTAACTAATGTGGAATTTTGGAAGCACGAGTGGGAAAAACATGGAACTTGTTCAAATGATCAATtaaaccaagttcaatatttcGATACAGCTCTTCGGCTGAAACGCCAGTACGATATTCTCAAAATTCTTGAAGCTAaag gtATAAAGCCAAATGATGGATCTTACAAGGTATCGGCTATAAAAGCAGCTATAAAGGAGAAAATTCGATACGATCCAATAGTGAGATGCGTGGAGAAGGAGAAGCTCAAGTTAATATTGTATGAGATTTTCTTGTGTGTGGCTAAAGATGGAAGCAAGTTTGAGGAGTGTGAAACATCAAAAGAAGATATTCCAATTCCAATAGATGAGGAAGAGTATGAAGCTTCTACATGCCCAAATGATGGTACGATAATTTTTCCTAAGATTATTTGGAAGGAGGATAACTACTGCAAAATGATGAtcatgaaataa